The following are encoded in a window of Carya illinoinensis cultivar Pawnee chromosome 15, C.illinoinensisPawnee_v1, whole genome shotgun sequence genomic DNA:
- the LOC122296902 gene encoding uncharacterized protein LOC122296902, which produces MGWRLKLEGLGFNSIKLNEVDRLERPFEEMEVYEVRGSLINATFLALIPKKVGAEKVKEFQPISLVNGALSRMSLALVADGLVAGFKIGSPNRGLVNISHLLFADDTLFFCEVDPYQIRVLKALLLFFEATSGLKVNLQK; this is translated from the exons ATGGGATGGCGGCTTAAACTTGAAGGGCTTGGTTTTAATTCCATTAAACTTAATGAGGTAGATCGACTGGAGAGGCCTTTCGAGGAGATGGAGGTTTATGAAGTT CGGGGAAGTTTGATTAATGCTACTTTTCTGGCACTAATTCCAAAGAAGGTGGGGGCTGAGAAGGTTAAGGAGTTTCAGCCTATTAGCCTAGTAAATGGG GCATTGAGTAGAATGTCCTTGGCCTTGGTTGCGGATGGTTTGGTGGCTGGATTTAAGATTGGCTCTCCGAATAGGGGACTTGTTAACATATCTCATTTGTTGTTCGCAGATGATACTCTTTTCTTTTGCGAAGTAGATCCTTACCAAATTCGAGTTCTGAAGGCCCTTCTCCTTTTCTTTGAAGCAACTTCCGGACTGAAGGTTAATTTGCAAAAATAA